In a single window of the Silurus meridionalis isolate SWU-2019-XX chromosome 8, ASM1480568v1, whole genome shotgun sequence genome:
- the grem2a gene encoding gremlin-2 — MFWKLAFTAILACSLCASMETKKARPRGSIPSPYKLKGNELLSSSSITLSSLKQPSTKRHKSKQEVLLSSREALVVTERKYLKSDWCKTQPLKQTVSLEGCVSQTIINHFCYGQCNSFYIPRHLAITNGRGHGRKRPPRSNHGASFQSCAFCKPHRISTLTVRLHCPKLHPPYRHRKVQRIKECRCMSVSVSETH, encoded by the coding sequence ATGTTCTGGAAACTAGCTTTCACTGCCATTTTGGCCTGCTCCCTCTGTGCATCAATGGAAACCAAGAAGGCCCGTCCAAGAGGCTCTATCCCCTCCCCTTACAAGCTCAAAGGCAATGAGTTGTTGTCGTCATCTTCAATCACCCTATCATCCCTGAAGCAACCTTCAACAAAACGGCACAAAAGCAAACAAGAAGTGCTGCTGTCAAGTCGTGAGGCGCTGGTGGTGACTGAGCGGAAGTACCTGAAGAGTGACTGGTGTAAAACGCAGCCCCTGAAGCAAACAGTCAGCCTCGAGGGATGTGTGAGCCAAACCATCATCAACCACTTCTGTTACGGCCAGTGCAATTCGTTTTACATCCCCCGACATCTGGCCATTACAAATGGTCGGGGCCATGGACGAAAACGGCCTCCCAGGTCCAACCACGGTGCTTCCTTCCAGTCCTGTGCTTTCTGCAAACCTCACCGGATCTCCACACTCACAGTACGGCTTCACTGCCCCAAGTTGCATCCACCATACCGACATCGGAAGGTCCAACGCATAAAGGAATGCAGGTGTATGTCGGTTAGTGTCAGTGAGACTCATTGA